From one Dysidea avara chromosome 9, odDysAvar1.4, whole genome shotgun sequence genomic stretch:
- the LOC136267006 gene encoding uncharacterized protein → MSEQSQCMVSRSGYKDILRYIFDSEECQINSEESRSLRRVVHELCTAPNDEFLAYYEMVNDDVQLIKDKKMLFKEMYKYSANTLDTYLKGMPKDAIYNHPILWQMIVEAMFMEGSATEVPRTSTRRELTVVEENAIYYAAGYVVRKVLKKYCWADDERGAALAGMLNGMIGEAAHSSVDATDNYLDYVKTWTVEIDRGKLIHVTNDTYTFFRALEEAIYEMLQEGISKHEAISRVMGNPVVDFYWNIIADDLKREWSCQLLSEISTLWFTIRGFSVASKLLEDYKRGMKKNIKGTKGLRKELH, encoded by the exons ATGTCGGAACAGTCACAGTGTATGGTGTCCCGTTCAGGTTACAAGGATATATTGCGTTACATATTTGACTCAGAGGAATGTCAAATTAACTCAGAGGAGAGTCGGAGTTTGAGAAGAGTGGTGCATGAATTGTGTACTGCACCAAACGATGAATTTTTGGCTTACTATGAAATGGTAAACGATGATGTACAACTAATTAAGGACAAGAAAATGCTATTTAAGGAAATGTATAAATACAGTGCAAACACATTGGATACTTACCTAAAGGGCATGCCAAAGGACGCCATTTACAACCATCCCATTCTATGGCAG ATGATAGTAGAAGCAATGTTCATGGAAGGATCAGCAACTGAAGTACCAAGGACTTCTACCAGGCGAGAGCTCACAGTGGTGGAGGAAAACGCAATTTACTATGCTGCTGGTTACGTAGTAAGGAAGGTATTGAAGAAATACTGTTGGGCAGATGATGAGAGGGGAGCTGCCCTGGCAGGCATGCTTAATGGAATGATTGGAGAAGCTGCACACAGTAGCGTGGATGCTACTGATAATTATTTAGATTATGTGAAGACTTGGACAGTCGAAATTGATAGAGGGAAGCTTATCCATGTTACAAATGATACTTACACATTTTTTCGTGCCCTTGAAGAAGCAATATATGAAATGTTACAGGAAGGAATAAGCAAACATGAAGCTATCAGTCGAGTAATGGGAAACCCAGTTGTGGATTTTTACTGGAATATAATTGCTGATGACCTGAAGAGAGAATGGTCATGTCAGTTGCTTAGCGAGATCTCTACTCTATGGTTTACAATCCGTGGCTTTAGTGTTGCCAGTAAGTTACTGGAAGACTACAAACGCGGAATGAAGAAGAATATCAAAGGAACAAAAGGACTGAGAAAAGAACTTCATTGA
- the LOC136267293 gene encoding uncharacterized protein produces the protein MTEFTRRYTLLQTLRDIWASGRDAILCAAQDQHCSDQRGTVAVTASQSLVGCVSEGHSANQNARNEGSQAVENAGTCTTQSDAVCSNSSGSSTNHGDNESDGTRNSELNTTENHLLEKNDHHDQGYQPPVPLVDTVQTRSNDSYKVLGYLVKCERVEDLKELTRLLLVSLERSPEEAGLCHSYTKVLSKRNL, from the exons ATGACTGAATTCACAAGAAGGTACACTTTGCTACAGACCTTGAGAGATATATGGGCATCTGGAAGGGATGCAATTCTTTGTGCAG CTCAAGATCAACACTGCAGCGACCAAAGAGGAACTGTTGCTGTTACTGCAAGTCAATCCCTTGTTGGTTGTGTCAGCGAAGGTCACAGTGCTAATCAGAATGCTAGGAATGAAGGCAGTCAAGCTGTTGAGAATGCTG GTACATGTACGACACAATCTGATGCTGTTTGTAGTAATAGTAGTGGATCAAGTACCAACCATGGTGATAATGAAAGTGATGGTACAAGAAATAGTGAATTAAACACTACAGAAAATCACCTACTTGAAAAGAATGATCATCATGATCAAG GATATCAGCCACCTGTACCATTGGTAGACACAGTGCAAACTAGAAGCAATGAT AGTTACAAAGTATTAGGTTACCTAGTAAAATGTGAAAGAGTGGAAGACCTAAAGGAGCTGACAAGACTGTTATTGGTCTCCCTAGAAAGAAGTCCAGAGGAAGCAGGCCTGTGTCATTCCTATACAAAGGTGCTAAGCAAAAGGAACTTG TGA